The following is a genomic window from Pseudomonas lurida.
TAGTATTTCAGATCATTGATAGGGTCGCCCGTGTTGGTTGATATCATTATTTCAGGAAAGAAGTATGGCTCGTAATGTCACAACGGCGGAGCTAAGAAATATCTCCGCTAACAGCTCTCAAGCTACTCGCGATCACGTATTCAAATCTTTAGCAGCCACGGCATCGATGAGTACGTTTCTATCGCACTCCAGTAAAGATAAGGAAGTTCTACCTGGCGCGATTCAGGTACTTCAGAATCATGGGGCTTCTGTGTACATCGATGAAATCGACCCCGAAATGCCACCTTACACAGCCGAGGAAACAGCAGCTTTACTCAAACAACGTATTGCGCAGACGAAAAGATTCGTGCTCCTTACTACTAAAAACAGCAAGGAGAGCAGGTGGGTGCCTTGGGAGTTAGGCATCGCTGATGGAGCGAAGGGGCTCTCAAAAATTGCAATATTTCCAGCCTCGGATTCTGCATACGATGATAGCTGGGTCAGCTGGGAGTACCTGGGTCTGTATCAAAGAGTCGTGTGGGGCTTATTGCAAGGACATCCGCAAGAGCTTTGGATGGTGCTCGATACGAAAGCAAATACGGCTGTCCCGTTGAAAGACTGGCTAGCGGGGTACTGACCGAACCTCGTTGGCATGGTGTGCCCAAGTAGATTGTGCCTAGATGAGTGCTGGCGAGAAACGCGCAGAAGATCAAAATCAAATAGCCGCACGTTGCGCACTAGCGACCTCAGACATTGGAGCCCCTAGAGTCGTCCGAAGCCACAAAGCCTCACAACGCGAGGCTGAGCGGAAAAAAGCACAACTACGCACACATCCATTAGGTGAGCGTCGGACGGAAGAAGCGTGGCGGACGGCGTCGGTGCAGCCGCTCATCGAAGAGAATACATCCCAAGCCGCTGAGTAATGCGAGACCCCCACCTATACCCAATGCGACCAGCCCCAGACCGAAGGTCGCAGGCACCTGCCATCCAAATGTTGAATTCAACCATTGAGGCATCAGCCCAAAAACTCCAACCCTCGCTCAAGACTGCACAAACTCATAATCCAAAACTTTAGGTCAATTGCGTCAGTCCCGGTAGAGATTGACTGGATGACATTGTTGTATTAGTTGGCGCCAACAATTCATTCAAAATTAA
Proteins encoded in this region:
- a CDS encoding toll/interleukin-1 receptor domain-containing protein, coding for MARNVTTAELRNISANSSQATRDHVFKSLAATASMSTFLSHSSKDKEVLPGAIQVLQNHGASVYIDEIDPEMPPYTAEETAALLKQRIAQTKRFVLLTTKNSKESRWVPWELGIADGAKGLSKIAIFPASDSAYDDSWVSWEYLGLYQRVVWGLLQGHPQELWMVLDTKANTAVPLKDWLAGY